A single window of Taeniopygia guttata chromosome 1, bTaeGut7.mat, whole genome shotgun sequence DNA harbors:
- the CD2 gene encoding T-cell surface antigen CD2: protein MSFRRIFLVKCLLLLFPTVKCSSTSWIYKAVNETALLSITAPGNIYEATWRRGGQRLVQIKDNKARHFVNKEQCRCAILRNGTLQIQRVEKADSGNYTVMVYQKDGKLKAEENVIFFVQEPVPQPILTAECRNKSVSVKCEAKQKAKSEAKEKGEDEAFIIELTQPNGKKIRKNATLLEWHGWNSGTFRCVAKNQVSEKMAEKAIKCSGKMDFYLILGIAGGAVFFVIFVICLIYCIRRKKTKRNEVYEEERVMQTLPMERENGMRELPQPPSRPTPRQLRVQQRPLPPQPQEPQQPRPQPRPRTQPRTPNLPRQRP from the exons ATGAGCTTTAGGAGGATTTTCCTAGTCAAGTGcttgctgcttttatttcccaCTGTAAAAT GCTCCAGCACCAGCTGGATTTACAAGGCGGTGAACGAGACAGCTCTTCTCAGCATCACTGCTCCTGGGAACATCTACGAGGCAACATGGAGGAGAGGGGGACAAAGGCTGGTTCAGATCAAAGATAACAAAGCTAGGCACTTTGTGAACAAGGAGCAGTGCAGGTGTGCCATACTCCGGAACGGGACTCTGCAAATCCAGCGCGTGGAGAAAGCAGACAGTGGAAACTACACGGTGATGGTTTATCAGAAGGATGGAAAACTGAAGGCAGAAGAAAATGTAATATTCTTTGTTCAGG AACCTGTCCCTCAGCCAATCCTCACTGCTGAATGCAGGAATAAAAGTGTATCTGTCAAGTGTGAAGCAAAACAGAAGGCCAAGAGTGAAGCAAAAGAGAAGGGCGAGGATGAAGCATTTATAATAGAACTGACTCAACCCAAtggcaaaaaaatccgaaaGAACGCAACACTGCTGGAATGGCATGGGTGGAATTCAGGGACGTTCCGATGCGTTGCTAAGAACCAAGTCAGTGAAAAAATGGctgaaaaagcaattaaatgcTCAG GCAAGATGGACTTTTATCTCATCTTAGGCATAGCAGGAGGTGCAGTCTTCTTTGTCATCTTTGTGATATGTCTTATTTATTGTatcagaaggaagaaaacaaaaaggaatgAAGTTTATG AGGAGGAGCGAGTGATGCAGACTCTGCCCATGGAGCGTGAGAATGGGATGCGGGAGCTGCCTCAGCCTCCATCCAGGCCCACCCCGAGGCAGCTGCGAGTGCAGCAGCGGCCGCTGCCCCcgcagccccaggagccccagcagccacGGCCCCAGCCACGGCCCCGCACGCAGCCACGGACTCCAAACCTCCCGAGACAAAGGCCCTGA